A window of Apium graveolens cultivar Ventura chromosome 8, ASM990537v1, whole genome shotgun sequence contains these coding sequences:
- the LOC141679196 gene encoding uncharacterized protein LOC141679196 yields MAPPALPDKSIVEEILLVRLAVKSVHGHHIRLSILSRSTLSEMHIDDVPYLASSKNRSKDEMHIIGSINGLVCLGSFSIEHQCIMLWNPSIHLFKKIIPQRRVSSMLGFSWDPVENDYKFIAELYDSSKAIVYSYKTDCWSDIVVPQFVCGYYLYMFPSAIVKDICYWKRAGNSSKILKFEAKNNQLTYLDIPCVCGSYSLVNLNDCLARIDYAWDGSGPMDVYNFHEESSCRSKIYTFNTEIAHFRCFLTCFKSGGMIFEFDGKLNLYDPKSNEIKSFGCYNGTNGFALHGFSDTPTLVVLEGMKPLHQ; encoded by the exons ATGGCTCCACCAGCTCTTCCAGATAAATCAATCGTCGAAGAGATCCTACTGGTGCGACTTGCAGTTAAGTCAGTG CACGGTCATCATATTCGTCTATCGATACTCTCACGCTCTACTTTGTCCGAAATGCACATTGATGATGTCCCTTACCTTGCGTCTAGCAAGAATCGTAGCAAGGATGAAATGCACATTATTGGTTCAATAAACGGCTTAGTTTGCCTAGGTTCTTTCTCTATTGAACACCAATGTATCATGTTATGGAACCCGTCTATTCATCTCTTCAAGAAAATTATACCACAAAGGCGTGTTTCTAGCATGCTTGGATTTAGTTGGGATCCGGTGGAAAACGATTATAAATTTATAGCGGAACTTTATGATTCTTCTAAAGCTATTGTTTACTCCTATAAAACAGATTGTTGGAGTGACATTGTTGTCCCTCAATTTGTTTGTGGATACTACTTATATATGTTCCCCTCTGCTATCGTGAAGGATATCTGTTACTGGAAACGCGCTGGCAATTCTAGTAAGATTCTCAAGTTTGAGGCTAAAAATAATCAACTGACATACTTGGATATTCCTTGTGTTTGCGGAAGTTACAGTCTTGTCAATTTGAATGATTGTCTTGCACGGATAGATTATGCGTGGGATGGATCTGGTCCTATGGATGTGTATAATTTCCATGAGGAAAGTAGTTGTCGGAGTAAGATCTATACATTCAATACAGAGATTGCTCATTTTCGATGTTTTTTAACATGTTTCAAGTCTGGTGGaatgatttttgaatttgatGGGAAATTAAATTTGTATGATCCAAAGTCGAATGAAATCAAGAGTTTTGGTTGTTACAATGGGACTAATGGATTTGCTCTTCATGGCTTTAGTGATACTCCTACCTTGGTTGTTCTCGAAGGAATGAAGCCCTTGCATCAATGA
- the LOC141679074 gene encoding pre-mRNA cleavage factor Im 25 kDa subunit 1-like has translation MDNSQLINNTHVSSTSTDDGSEVEPIKIYGLSNYYFYSKPAPPLKNQTLEERVCCLKTRYDVYGMRTCVEAVILVELSNTPHLLLFQVRNSTYKLPGGRLRPGESDIEGLKRKLTNKLYVQCDGFVPDWKVGECLGKWWRLGFETLLLPYLPPNVRSPKECRKIFLVKLPVMQNFTVPKTHKLLVVPLSKLHENHEIYGPVISGVPQLLSKFPIEIVNS, from the exons ATGGACAACTCACAGCTTATAAACAACACTCATGTTAGTTCAACTAGCACTGATGATGGGTCTGAAGTAGAACCAATAAAAATATACGGGCTCAgcaattattatttttattccaagCCAGCTCCTCCTTTGAAAAACCAAACCTTAGAGGAACGTGTCTGCTGTCTTAAGACCAG GTATGATGTTTATGGGATGAGGACTTGTGTGGAAGCTGTGATTCTG gTTGAGCTCTCCAATACTCCCCATTTATTGTTGTTTCAAGTAAGGAACTCCACATATAAGCTTCCAGGTGGTCGTTTACGACCAGGTGAATCAG ATATCGAAGGCTTGAAGCGTAAGCTTACAAACAAGCTATATGTTCAGTGTGATGGTTTTGTTCCTGACTGGAAG GTAGGAGAATGCCTTGGTAAGTGGTGGAGACTTGGCTTCGAGACATTGTTGTTACCATACTTGCCACCTAATGTCAGAAGTCCCAAG GAATGCAGAAAAATCTTTCTTGTGAAGTTGCCGGTTATGCAAAATTTCACCGTACCGAAAACCCACAAGTTGCTTGTGGTTCCTTTGTCCAAACTTCACGAAAACCACGAA ATCTATGGACCGGTAATATCAGGAGTTCCCCAGCTGTTATCAAAATTCCCTATTGAAATTGTGAATAGTTAA